In one Rutidosis leptorrhynchoides isolate AG116_Rl617_1_P2 chromosome 8, CSIRO_AGI_Rlap_v1, whole genome shotgun sequence genomic region, the following are encoded:
- the LOC139862508 gene encoding pleiotropic drug resistance protein 2-like — protein MAAAGDDLARSMSRRMSVSSSSRRSWASASIGQALSGVPAGDAFARNVRDEDDEEELKWAAIERLPTYDRLRKGILKQVLDDGKTVHEQIDITNLGPQDKKQLMESILKVVEEDNEKFLVRVRARTDRVGIDIPKIEVRYKNLSVEGDVHVASRALPTLLNSTLNTLEGFLRLLRLVPSKKRVVKILHDVSGIVRPSRMTLLLGPPGSGKTTFLRALGGVLEPDLRATGNVTYCGHKMSEFIPQRTCAYISQHDVHHGEMTVRETFDFSGRCLGVGTRYDLLAELSRREKAEGIKPDPEIDAFMKATSVSGQESSLVTDYVLKILGLDICADIMVGDEMRRGISGGQKKRVTTGEMLVGPAKVFFMDEISTGLDSSTTFQMVKYMKQMVHIMDVTMIISLLQPAPETFELFDDIILLSEGQIVYQGPREDVLSFFMTAGFKCPERKGVADFLQEVTSKKDQEQYWFNKNEPYRYVSVPEFVQMFSTFHVGERLNHDLSVPYDKTNVHPAALVTEKYGLSNMELLKANLDREWLLMKRNAFLYIFKTTQIFIMSVIALTVFFRTEMRVGRIEDGGKYFGALFFSLLNVMFNGAAELGLTVLRLPVFFKQRDSLFYPAWAFAIPIWIMKIPISIMESVIWIVLTYYTIGFAPSASRFFKQLLAYIGLHQMALSLFRFISALGRTQVVASALGTFSLLLVFVLGGFIVAKDDIHSWMIWGYYISPMMYGQNAIVINEFLDDRWSTPNTDIRINETTVGKALLKSRGMFTTEYMFWVCVVALFGFSLLFNLFFVLALTYLNPFGDSKSVVPTDDEQNQKPTMGTEMETRNSNNKKGMVLPFQPLSLAFDHVNYYVDMPAEMKAQGIEEARLQLLQDVSGAFRPGVLTALVGVSGAGKTTLMDVLAGRKTGGYIEGSISISGYPKKQETFARVSGYCEQNDIHSPHVTVYESLVYSAWLRLSSDITKQTCEMFVEEVMDLVELNPLRNAIVGLPGVDGLSTEQRKRLTIAVELVANPSIIFMDEPTSGLDARAAAIVMRTVRNTVDTGRTVVCTIHQPSIDIFEAFDELLLMKRGGRVTYTGPLGHHSHLLIEYFESIPGVNKIKEGQNPATWMLDVSSSAVEAQLGVDFADIYANSDLYKRNRSLINELSTPASGSHDLYFPTKYSQSFWTQCLACLWKLHWSYWRHPQYNSVRFLMTIVIGILFGLIFWDKGQKTDQQQDVMNLMGAMYSAVLFLGGTSTSSVQTVVSVERTVFYREKAAGMYSAIPYAIAQVAIEVAYIGVQTFIYSLLIYSMIGFHWSADKFFWFYFFMFMSFVYFTLYGMMLVALTPNYAIAAITMSFFLNFWNLFSGFMITRTQLPIWWRWYYWGSPVAWTLYGLITSQLGQNEKLVMIPGQDSVTVKQFIKGYLGFEYDFLGYVALAHVAWAVLFCIVFAYGIKFLNFQRR, from the exons ATGGCGGCCGCCGGAGATGATCTTGCGAGGTCGATGAGCAGGCGAATGAGTGTTTCGTCATCTAGTAGACGGAGTTGGGCATCAGCTAGTATTGGACAAGCGCTTTCGGGCGTACCTGCAGGTGACGCTTTCGCAAGAAATGTTAGAGacgaggatgatgaagaagaactcAAATGGGCTGCAATTGAAAGGCTTCCAACTTATGATAGGTTAAGAAAAGGAATCTTGAAACAGGTTCTTGATGATGGAAAAACGGTTCATGAACAAATCGATATCACAAATCTTGGACCTCAGGATAAAAAGCAGCTTATGGAGAGCATACTCAAAGTTGTAGAAGAAGATAATGAGAAGTTTCTTGTTAGAGTTCGTGCTAGAACCGATAG GGTGGGGATTGATATTCCAAAGATCGAAGTACGCTACAAGAACTTGTCGGTTGAAGGAGATGTTCATGTTGCCTCTAGGGCTCTTCCTACTTTACTAAATTCTACCCTCAACACTTTAGAG GGATTTCTTCGATTGCTGAGGCTTGTTCCATCCAAGAAAAGGGTGGTTAAAATCTTGCATGACGTGAGTGGAATTGTGAGGCCATCAAG GATGACGCTACTTCTAGGACCCCCTGGTTCAGGGAAGACTACATTTCTGAGGGCCCTTGGTGGAGTACTGGAACCCGATCTAAGAGCCACGGGAAACGTTACTTACTGCGGTCATAAAATGTCTGAATTCATTCCTCAAAGAACTTGTGCTTACATCAGCCAACATGATGTTCACCATGGTGAGATGACCGTTAGAGAGACTTTTGATTTTTCGGGTCGTTGCTTAGGTGTAGGGACAAGATATGATCTCCTAGCAGAACTTTCACGGCGTGAAAAGGCGGAAGGGATCAAACCAGACCCGGAAATTGATGCTTTCATGAAAGCCACATCAGTTTCTGGTCAAGAATCCAGTTTGGTTACAGACTATGTTTTAAAG ATTCTCGGATTGGATATATGTGCTGATATCATGGTTGGCGATGAAATGAGAAGAGGAATCTCCGGTGGACAAAAAAAGCGTGTTACTACTG GAGAAATGTTGGTTGGGCCTGCAAAAGTGTTCTTCATGGATGAAATTTCAACTGGGTTGGATAGTTCTACTACTTTTCAGATGGTCAAATACATGAAACAAATGGTTCATATTATGGATGTAACCATGATCATTTCACTGCTTCAGCCTGCACCCGAAACATTCGAATTATTTGATGACATCATACTGCTCTCGGAGGGTCAAATTGTCTACCAAGGCCCACGTGAAGACGTTCTCAGTTTCTTCATGACTGCAGGGTTCAAATGCCCCGAAAGAAAAGGAGTTGCTGACTTTTTACAAGAAGTTACTTCAAAGAAAGATCAAGAACAGTACTGGTTTAACAAAAATGAACCTTACCGATACGTTTCAGTTCCAGAATTTGTTCAAATGTTCAGCACATTCCATGTTGGCGAACGTCTTAATCACGATCTTTCAGTTCCTTATGACAAAACCAATGTGCATCCTGCAGCATTAGTGACTGAAAAGTACGGTCTATCAAACATGGAGCTTCTTAAAGCAAACTTAGACCGAGAGTGGTTATTGATGAAACGCAACGCATTTTTGTACATATTTAAGACCACTCAGATCTTTATAATGTCGGTTATTGCTCTCACAGTTTTCTTTCGAACTGAAATGAGAGTTGGTCGAATTGAAGACGGTGGGAAGTACTTTGGTGCATTGTTCTTTAGTCTCTTGAATGTCATGTTTAATGGGGCTGCAGAGCTTGGGCTCACGGTTTTAAGGCTGCCCGTGTTCTTTAAACAAAGGGATTCTCTATTTTACCCTGCTTGGGCCTTTGCAATCCCGATTTGGATTATGAAAATTCCTATATCGATCATGGAATCCGTAATATGGATTGTTCTAACATATTACACTATCGGATTTGCTCCTTCAGCTAGTCG TTTTTTCAAGCAGCTTTTGGCTTATATCGGATTACATCAAATGGCGTTGTCTCTTTTTCGTTTCATTTCTGCACTTGGAAGAACACAGGTCGTAGCAAGCGCTCTTGGTACCTTTTCGCTGCTACTAGTTTTCGTACTCGGCGGTTTCATTGTTGCAAAAG ACGACATTCATTCATGGATGATATGGGGATATTATATCTCCCCAATGATGTATGGACAAAATGCCATTGTCATCAATGAATTTTTAGATGACAGATGGAGCACT CCCAACACAGATATAAGAATCAATGAAACAACTGTAGGGAAGGCTCTACTAAAGTCGAGGGGGATGTTCACAACCGAGTATATGTTTTGGGTTTGCGTTGTCGCACTCTTTGGGTTTTCACTTCTGTTTAACCTCTTCTTTGTGTTGGCTCTCACATACTTAAATC CTTTCGGAGATTCAAAAAGCGTTGTTCCGACAGACGATGAGCAGAACCAGAAGCCGACAATGGGCACAGAAATGGAAACAAGAAACAGCAATAATAAGAAAGGAATGGTGCTTCCATTTCAGCCGTTATCACTTGCATTTGATCATGTCAATTACTATGTAGACATGCCAGCT GAAATGAAAGCACAAGGTATCGAAGAGGCTCGCCTGCAACTTTTACAAGACGTCAGCGGTGCGTTCAGGCCAGGTGTATTGACAGCATTGGTTGGTGTAAGTGGGGCCGGAAAGACTACGTTGATGGATGTGTTGGCTGGAAGAAAGACTGGTGGGTACATTGAAGGAAGTATCAGTATCTCAGGTTACCCTAAAAAGCAAGAAACTTTTGCTCGTGTGAGCGGATACTGTGAACAAAACGACATCCATTCTCCTCATGTTACAGTTTATGAGTCACTCGTGTACTCTGCCTGGTTACGTCTTTCTTCAGACATAACCAAACAAACTTGTGAG ATGTTTGTAGAGGAAGTCATGGATTTGGTTGAACTTAACCCGTTAAGGAATGCAATAGTTGGTCTTCCAGGAGTAGACGGTCTCTCAACTGAACAGAGAAAGAGACTAACCATAGCCGTAGAGTTGGTTGCCAATCCGTCGATCATATTCATGGACGAACCCACTTCAGGACTTGATGCAAGAGCTGCTGCTATTGTCATGCGTACTGTTAGAAACACGGTGGATACCGGTCGAACCGTTGTCTGCACCATTCACCAACCCAGTATCGATATTTTTGAAGCTTTTGATGAG CTACTGTTGATGAAACGAGGTGGTAGGGTCACTTACACGGGACCCCTTGGACACCATTCTCACCTTCTAATCGAATATTTCGAG TCTATTCCAGGTGTGAACAAAATAAAAGAAGGTCAAAATCCTGCTACATGGATGCTCGACGTTAGTTCTTCAGCAGTCGAAGCTCAACTTGGAGTTGATTTTGCAGATATATATGCCAACTCTGATTTGTATAA GAGAAACAGGAGTCTAATTAACGAGCTTAGTACACCCGCATCTGGGTCGCACGAtctttacttcccgacaaagtactCTCAATCCTTTTGGACACAATGCTTAGCTTGTTTGTGGAAATTGCATTGGTCATACTGGAGGCATCCGCAGTATAACTCAGTTCGGTTCTTGATGACTATAGTCATTGGCATTCTCTTTGGGTTGATTTTCTGGGATAAAGGCCAAAAAAC AGACCAACAACAAGATGTGATGAATTTGATGGGAGCTATGTATTCTGCTGTCTTGTTTCTTGGTGGAACAAGCACGTCTTCTGTGCAGACTGTAGTGTCTGTAGAACGAACCGTTTTCTATCGTGAGAAAGCAGCAGGAATGTATTCGGCGATCCCCTATGCAATTGCGCAG GTCGCTATCGAGGTGGCTTATATTGGCGTTCAGACGTTCATTTACAGTTTACTGATCTACTCAATGATCGGGTTCCATTGGTCGGCCGACAAGTTCTTCTGGTTCTACTTTTTCATGTTCATGTCCTTCGTCTACTTTACATTATACGGAATGATGCTTGTAGCTCTCACGCCAAATTACGCAATAGCAGCCATTACTATGTCATTCTTTCTCAACTTTTGGAACTTGTTTTCCGGTTTCATGATCACCAGAACG CAACTTCCGATATGGTGGAGGTGGTACTACTGGGGGTCACCTGTGGCGTGGACCCTGTACGGGCTGATTACGTCTCAGCTTGGTCAAAATGAAAAACTCGTGATGATACCGGGTCAAGATTCGGTCACTGTGAAGCAGTTCATTAAAGGTTATCTAGGGTTTGAGTATGATTTTCTCGGGTACGTTGCTTTGGCTCATGTTGCTTGGGCTGTCCTCTTTTGTATCGTCTTCGCTTATGGTATCAAGTTTCTAAACTTTCAACGAAGATAG
- the LOC139863373 gene encoding uncharacterized protein, giving the protein MAVGSNGVVEDDEIIAVGSWRCKHVGDDGVVRGGGAAGGCDDVGGGGTRRSADIKSVQVISEALAEFKESGLTSSLPKSIAFFCNVTQSKKDVILGCMPFDEGTLPVYWASVFVLPDAIIKEMEKIMRGFLWCQGEQSLWVKWIHTYRLANRNFWIVDVTGDASWGWRKILKLRDVIRDYFVHIIGNGKDASAWYDSRLPIGLLIKIISARDIFSEGFTLKSKVADLICNHKWKWSRSWETKYPQLCNLTPHVLTQDHDKLSWRAFDGSHKGFNVNIIWNTLCPRANPVPWYYVIGHSHAIPSHAFIMWLIMGESWKSVVAVILPVAHKRSSRVVVLKLIRAGYLSHEWNLTEVNNR; this is encoded by the exons ATGGCGGTGGGATCGAATGGAGTTGTAGAAGATGATGAAATAATAGCCGTTGGATCTTGGAGGTGCAAG CACGTCGGAGATGATGGTGTCGTCAGAGGTGGTGGTGCCGCCGGAGGTTGTGATGACGTCGGAGGTGGTGGTACCCGCCGGAG TGCTGATATTAAATCTGTACAAGTTATTAGTGAAGCGCTAGCTGAATTTAAAGAATCTGGATTAACGTCGAGCCTCCCTAAGAGTATAGCTTTTTTCTGTAATGTCACTCAGAGCAAAAAAGATGTAATCCTTGGATGTATGCCATTTGATGAAGGGACACTCCCG GTATATTGGGCTTCTGTCTTCGTGCTTCCTGACGCCATAATCAAAGAGATGGAGAAAATTATGCGCGGTTTCTTATGGTGTCAAGGAGA ACAATCTTTATGGGTAAAATGGATCCACACATACCGTCTTGCAAATCGAAATTTCTGGATTGTTGATGTCACCGGAGATGCAAGTTGGGGATGGAGGAAAATATTGAAATTAAGAGATGTAATTCGCGACTATTTCGTTCATATAATTGGTAATGGGAAAGACGCTTCAGCATGGTATGATTCTCGGTTGCCTATAGGCCTGTTAATTAAAATTATTTCAGCTAGAGACATATTCAGCGAGGGGTTCACGTTGAAGTCTAAGGTTGCCGATCTAATTTGCAACCATAAATGGAAATGGTCGAGGTCATGGGAGACAAAATATCCTCAGCTATGCAATTTAACTCCTCATGTCCTCACTCAGGATCATGATAAGCTATCATGGAGAGCTTTTGATGGTAGCCATAAAGGGTTCAATGTTAATATTATATGGAATACCTTATGCCCAAGAGCTAACCCGGTTCCATGGTATTATGTTATAGGGCACTCTCACGCTATTCCGAGTCACGCATTTATTATGTGGCTTATTATGGGAGAAAG CTGGAAATCAGTTGTTGCTG